A stretch of DNA from Allomeiothermus silvanus DSM 9946:
CGGAGGCTGGGGCGGCTCGGGTAAGAGTACCTCCAGTACCTGGCCACGAATTCCCTCCGAGACCATCGATCCCAGCCCTACCGCAGCTCGCACCAGGGCTTGGTCATACTCGCTGCTCGAGGCATCCCGGCTAGGCACGATGCCGTTGACCCGCACGTTCTCTGGAAAGATCTGGGTAGTTCCTTCGATCAAACCCGCCACTGCGCCTCGGATGGAGAGTACGTGCGGCTGGTTACGGCCCGAGGGGGGCAGCACCACCGTTACGAAACCCCCACCCGAGAGGTAGCGCAACCCGTGCTGCATCACGTAGAGGCTGGACTTAACGTCGGCGTTCAACAGGTCATACCATTCGCTTTCCAATAGCTCGAGGAAAGGGGTCTTGCTATCGGCCCGGGTTACGTGGACGATGCCGTCCAGGGTGCCGAATAGCTCCTCCACCTTGTCGAAGGTGTTCATCACATCCAGCA
This window harbors:
- a CDS encoding SDR family NAD(P)-dependent oxidoreductase, whose product is MTRDLLGLSGRIVMVTGAGRGYGRSLAHAYGRNGATVVAVDPDVELATGVASEVEELGATAIPIRGDMAVVLDVMNTFDKVEELFGTLDGIVHVTRADSKTPFLELLESEWYDLLNADVKSSLYVMQHGLRYLSGGGFVTVVLPPSGRNQPHVLSIRGAVAGLIEGTTQIFPENVRVNGIVPSRDASSSEYDQALVRAAVGLGSMVSEGIRGQVLEVLLPEPPQPPEIYDLLRELP